A region of Methanocorpusculum labreanum Z DNA encodes the following proteins:
- the fni gene encoding type 2 isopentenyl-diphosphate Delta-isomerase, with product MTPNTPTSSRKLDHLRLCSETDVTAGSAGFEDIILVHNALPECDLDRIDLSVDFLGRNLSSPLFISAMTGGHPDTAEVNRVLGSAAEKYGLAMGVGSQRAALENPELADSFSVVRDAAPHAFLCGNIGAVQLASHGMEWVDAAVDMIDADALCIHLNFLQEAVQPEGDHDATSCLDAISTACKEANVPIIVKETGCGISSEVAARLFDAGVSAIDTGGYGGTSWAKIEGARAQKRDAAGDKALAGLGNSLHTWGIPTTVSVFEVAKVSKGPVIATGGLKTGLDIAKGIVLGATLGGMALSLLSPALSGEETLGSAIDKIHTELRASMFLCGAQDIASLAKVRYYLLGNVRQMIRT from the coding sequence ATGACCCCGAATACACCTACCTCATCACGAAAACTGGATCATCTGCGCCTCTGCAGCGAAACCGACGTAACCGCCGGAAGTGCGGGATTTGAAGACATCATTCTCGTCCATAACGCCCTGCCCGAATGCGATCTTGACAGGATCGATCTCTCCGTCGATTTCCTTGGAAGAAATCTATCCTCGCCGTTGTTTATCTCCGCCATGACCGGCGGCCATCCGGACACCGCCGAAGTGAATCGCGTGCTTGGAAGTGCCGCGGAGAAATACGGTCTTGCGATGGGGGTCGGGTCTCAGCGTGCTGCTCTCGAAAATCCCGAGCTTGCAGACAGTTTCAGTGTCGTCAGAGACGCCGCACCTCATGCCTTCCTCTGCGGAAACATCGGGGCGGTCCAGCTGGCCAGCCACGGGATGGAGTGGGTGGATGCCGCGGTCGATATGATCGACGCCGATGCACTTTGTATCCACTTAAACTTCCTTCAGGAAGCCGTCCAGCCCGAAGGCGACCATGATGCGACCTCGTGTCTCGATGCCATATCAACGGCCTGCAAAGAAGCAAACGTTCCTATAATCGTAAAAGAGACCGGATGCGGTATTTCCTCTGAAGTTGCCGCCCGGCTTTTCGATGCCGGTGTTTCAGCAATCGATACCGGCGGATACGGCGGGACCTCCTGGGCAAAGATCGAGGGGGCCCGTGCACAGAAAAGGGATGCTGCCGGTGATAAAGCTCTGGCCGGACTTGGAAATTCTCTGCATACATGGGGAATTCCTACCACAGTCAGCGTTTTTGAGGTAGCGAAGGTGAGTAAAGGACCGGTTATTGCAACAGGCGGGTTGAAGACCGGTCTTGATATTGCAAAAGGGATCGTTCTTGGTGCCACGCTTGGAGGGATGGCTTTATCCCTCCTTAGCCCGGCACTTTCCGGCGAGGAAACCCTTGGATCTGCAATAGACAAAATTCACACGGAACTCAGGGCTTCGATGTTTCTCTGCGGGGCACAAGATATTGCCTCCCTTGCAAAGGTCAGGTATTACCTCCTTGGAAACGTCAGGCAGATGATTCGGACATAA
- a CDS encoding RNase J family beta-CASP ribonuclease produces MVDIEVIAVGGYNEVGRNMTAVRVGKEIVIFDIGLYLDPITGNNNVDMENMHSLDLIQMGAIPDDTVMNSVEGTVKAIVCTHGHLDHIGAIQKLAHRYNCPIISTPYTNELIKQQIEGERKFSVMNKTFALKAGGKYTISQNLTLEFVRVQHSIIDSVMAVLHTPVGCVVYANDFKFDMTPVIGEAPDLARMREIGKEGVKVLIVESLNLDDRGYSPSEQVARLRVRDAIMRCEDDKNAIIVSTFASQIARIKTITECAREIDRIPVLLGRSMERYNTTAEILKQVAFPQGTSIYGNRKTTDRMLRRVLKEGKDKFLLVATGHQGEPGSMLSRIALGETPLKIERGDKVMFSANIIPNPTNYAQRAEVDRLLMRQGARIFDGLHVTGHAYYQEHYDLLSMLNPEHIIPSHGPFAMKGGYVALGSEFGYTLNKEVHIMQNGDRLVLPK; encoded by the coding sequence ATGGTTGACATAGAAGTAATAGCCGTAGGCGGGTACAACGAGGTCGGAAGAAACATGACCGCGGTCCGCGTCGGCAAAGAAATCGTCATTTTCGACATTGGCTTATATCTGGACCCGATCACGGGTAACAACAACGTGGATATGGAGAATATGCACTCGCTGGATCTTATCCAGATGGGTGCCATTCCCGATGACACTGTAATGAACTCGGTCGAAGGGACCGTCAAAGCGATCGTCTGTACGCACGGTCACCTGGACCACATCGGTGCTATCCAGAAACTTGCCCACCGGTATAACTGCCCGATCATCTCGACTCCATATACGAATGAGCTGATCAAACAGCAGATCGAAGGCGAACGCAAATTCTCGGTGATGAACAAGACCTTTGCACTGAAGGCCGGAGGGAAATACACCATCTCCCAGAACCTCACCTTAGAGTTCGTCCGCGTTCAGCACAGTATCATTGATTCGGTCATGGCCGTTCTCCACACCCCGGTCGGCTGCGTCGTATATGCAAACGATTTCAAGTTCGATATGACGCCGGTGATCGGTGAAGCTCCGGATCTCGCCCGCATGCGTGAGATCGGGAAAGAGGGCGTCAAGGTTTTGATCGTTGAATCGCTGAACCTTGATGACCGCGGCTACTCTCCAAGCGAACAGGTTGCCCGTCTGCGGGTCCGCGATGCGATCATGAGGTGCGAGGACGACAAGAACGCTATCATCGTCTCGACGTTTGCTTCGCAGATCGCGAGGATCAAGACGATCACCGAATGCGCCCGCGAGATCGACCGGATCCCGGTGCTTCTCGGCCGCAGTATGGAAAGGTACAACACCACTGCAGAGATTTTAAAGCAGGTCGCTTTCCCGCAGGGGACCAGCATTTATGGAAACAGAAAAACCACCGACCGGATGCTCCGCCGCGTTCTGAAAGAAGGCAAGGACAAGTTCCTCCTCGTTGCGACCGGTCACCAGGGTGAGCCGGGATCAATGCTTTCGAGAATCGCACTCGGCGAGACGCCTCTTAAGATCGAGAGGGGAGATAAGGTTATGTTTTCTGCAAACATCATCCCCAATCCGACCAACTATGCCCAGCGTGCCGAGGTCGACCGGCTTCTGATGCGGCAGGGTGCCCGTATCTTCGACGGACTTCACGTGACCGGTCACGCCTATTATCAGGAACATTACGATCTGCTTTCCATGCTGAATCCTGAACACATCATTCCGTCCCACGGTCCTTTCGCTATGAAAGGCGGATACGTGGCGCTTGGTTCCGAATTTGGATACACCCTGAATAAGGAGGTCCATATTATGCAGAACGGCGACCGTCTGGTCCTTCCGAAATGA
- a CDS encoding polyprenyl synthetase family protein produces MKLDEYLKSVAAKVDMEADEYSKAVDSTLQKAASHLLVSGGKRLRPALVLLSAESIRKGASEDIFQAALALEWTHTFTLVHDDIMDGDSLRRGRPTVHVVWNEATAILAGDVLYANAFEYLCRVKNATAESKVIAVQMLAHSCHELCEGQQEDVSFETRSDVTLEEYLSMVRKKTGVLYAAAAGIGAALAGGDVKQISALYTLGLNTGIAFQIQDDIIDLLAPSEVSGKDQASDLRENKQSILAILARDGGIDLSAYHKPELSKEEISEAISLLETSGVLDKARGMAEKLINDSKAGLSVLPDSEAKTLILEMADFFVARKY; encoded by the coding sequence ATGAAACTTGATGAATATCTGAAATCTGTAGCCGCCAAAGTCGATATGGAGGCGGATGAGTATAGTAAAGCCGTCGATTCGACCCTGCAGAAAGCTGCGTCCCATCTCCTCGTAAGCGGAGGGAAACGTCTGCGGCCGGCTCTCGTGCTTCTCTCGGCTGAATCTATCCGGAAAGGAGCATCGGAAGATATCTTCCAGGCAGCTCTCGCTCTTGAATGGACCCACACTTTCACGCTGGTTCATGATGATATCATGGACGGCGATTCTCTCCGCCGCGGGAGACCCACGGTCCATGTCGTCTGGAACGAGGCCACCGCGATTCTCGCGGGCGATGTGTTGTATGCGAACGCGTTTGAATATCTCTGCCGCGTGAAAAATGCCACGGCCGAGTCCAAAGTCATCGCAGTTCAGATGCTTGCTCACTCCTGCCATGAACTCTGCGAAGGCCAGCAGGAGGATGTCTCCTTCGAGACGAGATCCGATGTGACCCTGGAAGAGTATCTCTCGATGGTTCGGAAAAAGACCGGTGTCCTTTATGCGGCAGCTGCCGGAATCGGAGCCGCCCTTGCCGGCGGGGATGTCAAACAGATTTCCGCTCTGTACACGCTTGGCCTGAACACCGGTATCGCTTTCCAGATTCAGGATGATATCATCGATCTTCTCGCACCGTCGGAAGTCTCCGGTAAAGATCAGGCATCGGACCTCCGGGAAAACAAACAAAGCATTCTTGCAATCCTTGCACGCGACGGAGGCATTGACCTTTCCGCATATCACAAGCCGGAACTTTCCAAAGAGGAGATCAGTGAAGCAATCAGCCTTCTTGAGACCTCGGGAGTTCTGGACAAAGCCCGGGGCATGGCTGAAAAACTCATCAATGATTCCAAAGCAGGGCTTTCCGTTCTTCCTGACTCGGAAGCAAAGACTCTCATTCTTGAGATGGCCGACTTCTTCGTTGCAAGAAAATACTAA
- a CDS encoding ornithine cyclodeaminase — MKFSREIELRGHIVDSGILAKVMDTVVEYNGDFETEEFTLGRQKTDPSYARMQISAETPEQLSALISELRRLGVLVSGEAEVELVSVVKAKVAPEGFYSTTNHPTYVHYLDTWIPVDTMKMDALISVDTKNMTAKCVVQGKLQPGDTVVVGEEGVKVDFPERPREIGVFEFMGGNVSSERPSRTIISRIAKELLAVKASGKKVALVGGPAIVHTGASDSVAAMIREGYLDVIFAGNALATHDLESSIFGTSLGMNLATGELVSGGHRHHLYTINKIMNAGSIRAAVESGLVTRGIMYECIKNNVPYVLAGSIRDDGPLPDVIQNVMESQDAMRRHIPELGMVLMVATLLHSVAVGNLLPSHVKTICVDINPASVTKLMDRGTSQAIGLISDAGTFMPLLLEELRNQSKH; from the coding sequence ATGAAGTTTTCGCGGGAAATTGAACTTCGGGGCCACATTGTAGATTCCGGTATCCTTGCCAAGGTCATGGACACCGTGGTTGAATACAATGGTGATTTTGAAACGGAAGAGTTCACTTTAGGCCGGCAGAAGACGGATCCGAGTTATGCCAGAATGCAGATCTCAGCAGAGACGCCTGAGCAGCTTAGTGCCCTGATCAGCGAACTTCGCCGGTTAGGTGTGCTTGTATCCGGGGAGGCCGAAGTCGAGCTCGTCTCCGTTGTAAAAGCAAAAGTAGCGCCGGAGGGATTCTACTCAACAACCAATCACCCGACGTATGTCCATTATCTGGATACCTGGATCCCGGTCGACACCATGAAAATGGATGCGCTGATCTCGGTCGACACGAAAAATATGACCGCAAAATGCGTTGTCCAGGGCAAACTTCAGCCGGGAGACACCGTTGTCGTCGGCGAAGAAGGCGTCAAGGTCGACTTCCCCGAACGTCCGCGTGAGATCGGCGTTTTCGAGTTCATGGGCGGCAATGTCTCTTCCGAGCGGCCAAGCCGGACCATCATCAGCCGGATCGCCAAAGAACTCCTCGCGGTCAAAGCCTCGGGAAAAAAGGTCGCGCTTGTCGGCGGACCCGCGATCGTGCATACAGGGGCATCCGACTCGGTGGCCGCCATGATCCGCGAAGGTTATCTGGACGTCATCTTCGCTGGAAACGCTCTTGCGACACACGATCTTGAGAGCAGCATCTTTGGCACATCGCTTGGCATGAACCTTGCGACCGGTGAACTGGTGAGCGGAGGACACCGGCATCACCTCTATACCATTAATAAGATCATGAATGCAGGATCGATTCGCGCCGCTGTTGAATCCGGCCTGGTTACCCGGGGGATCATGTATGAATGCATCAAAAATAATGTCCCCTATGTGCTTGCCGGTTCGATCCGTGACGACGGCCCTTTGCCCGATGTTATCCAGAATGTTATGGAATCCCAGGACGCCATGCGCCGGCATATTCCTGAACTTGGCATGGTCTTGATGGTGGCAACCCTCCTGCACTCCGTGGCTGTTGGAAATCTCCTTCCCTCACACGTCAAAACCATCTGTGTGGACATCAACCCGGCATCCGTCACAAAACTCATGGATCGCGGAACCTCCCAGGCGATCGGGTTGATAAGCGATGCAGGAACATTTATGCCGCTTCTTTTGGAAGAGTTGAGAAATCAGTCGAAGCACTGA
- a CDS encoding amino acid kinase family protein, with protein MKITPYTRKSLESNLKDETLSRFGLLAGQEGITPLRIAPEVNVVKIGGHGVIDYGSIAVHPLITEIKALCADFPMLIMTGGGARVRHIMDIGLDLGMPTGVLASLAGKISEQNALMLSILLADVGGQAISTADILEVPNLLRQGVLPVTQGTPPFGLFEVPPEKGMLPQYRTDCGALIAAEVLGAKSCILVKNTAGLFDKNPFLCEDAELIPSITTTELMDMGMDDMVMEHKAVEILSHCKNLHEVKIVNGHNPGELTAVLREGKAGTIIRRG; from the coding sequence ATGAAAATAACGCCCTATACACGTAAAAGTCTGGAATCTAATCTTAAGGATGAAACCCTCTCCCGCTTCGGTCTTCTTGCCGGGCAGGAGGGGATCACCCCTCTTCGTATTGCTCCGGAAGTTAACGTCGTCAAGATCGGCGGACACGGAGTTATTGATTATGGATCGATCGCGGTCCACCCTCTTATTACTGAAATAAAGGCACTGTGTGCCGATTTTCCTATGCTCATTATGACCGGCGGCGGGGCACGCGTTCGTCATATAATGGACATCGGTCTGGATCTTGGAATGCCGACTGGTGTTCTTGCCTCCCTTGCAGGGAAGATCAGCGAACAGAACGCTCTTATGCTCTCTATTCTGCTTGCAGATGTTGGAGGGCAGGCCATTTCCACTGCCGATATTCTGGAGGTCCCAAACCTCCTCAGACAGGGTGTTTTGCCGGTGACTCAGGGGACTCCGCCGTTTGGCCTTTTTGAGGTCCCCCCCGAAAAGGGTATGCTGCCTCAGTATCGGACCGACTGCGGCGCGCTTATCGCGGCAGAAGTTCTTGGAGCGAAATCCTGCATCTTAGTGAAGAATACCGCCGGCCTCTTTGATAAAAATCCATTTTTATGTGAGGATGCCGAGTTGATCCCTTCAATTACTACGACCGAACTAATGGATATGGGTATGGATGACATGGTCATGGAACATAAGGCCGTGGAGATTCTGTCTCATTGTAAAAATCTGCATGAGGTCAAAATCGTCAATGGACACAACCCGGGTGAACTGACTGCGGTTTTACGTGAAGGAAAAGCCGGAACGATAATCCGCCGCGGCTGA
- a CDS encoding cache domain-containing protein has protein sequence MTRHVISGVSIIALLLFCICTSGCVISAQNTTELQPVSAEHISEMDAALYPLTHLITKEMEQACCLVWKTARDLDGVPIDDPKVELALLKLRRDIPFSFEAGLFDTNNTLIASTEDLSQTMEIGVSKATTHYTKEDYQAAGSQCIISGYSRLLNNESGIVITAPLYDAEGTFNGTLRVGINTWALFAGLNEYVRHIYGYTLWVAQNDGIVIYDKDSQEIGKNIFTDSLYQSDTLQNAAKIIIDSSSGNVSYLFYDSTWVDMIQINAVWDTVYPGYGMEWRMVVTDNAEVKTTNETKTNLTIEDLKSFVEKAYVYAQTHTKEEALNAFNDQEGEFVNGEQYIFAYSMDGEVLALPYQPGLIGEDRFFMEDPNGVKVLHRVIARAKQGGGYVCYLYPNPDHDFAQEFKLSYVMPVDDTWLIGSGIYIQENPLSQDQYISWTEHEDLTYQVRNMQYLAKTEGIESVIEMIKDPNSELQIEGLYPFAVTENGIDLADAMNPEMAGTNQLGMINSLGMSIAREVISLAQAGGGWMYCLWGIPPSNEEQYVLIYVEPANASVYLGSLIILE, from the coding sequence ATGACACGGCATGTAATTTCGGGTGTCAGTATAATTGCATTACTCCTATTTTGCATTTGTACCTCCGGGTGTGTTATATCTGCACAAAATACAACCGAACTGCAGCCGGTTTCCGCTGAACACATCAGTGAGATGGATGCGGCCCTTTATCCGCTCACGCATTTGATCACCAAAGAGATGGAGCAAGCGTGCTGTTTAGTGTGGAAAACCGCGAGAGACCTTGACGGCGTACCAATCGATGATCCGAAAGTCGAGCTTGCACTTCTGAAATTGAGACGGGACATCCCGTTTTCGTTCGAAGCAGGACTGTTTGATACAAATAACACGCTCATTGCGTCAACTGAAGATCTCAGTCAAACCATGGAGATCGGTGTCAGCAAGGCAACAACCCATTATACCAAAGAGGATTACCAGGCCGCAGGATCACAGTGCATAATATCAGGATACTCGCGTTTGCTCAATAATGAAAGCGGGATCGTGATCACTGCGCCGTTGTATGATGCAGAGGGTACGTTTAACGGTACTCTACGGGTCGGGATCAATACATGGGCGCTTTTTGCCGGACTCAATGAATACGTCAGACACATATATGGATACACATTGTGGGTCGCTCAAAATGACGGCATAGTGATTTATGATAAGGACTCGCAGGAGATCGGTAAAAACATATTTACTGATTCCTTGTATCAGAGCGACACCTTACAGAATGCAGCGAAGATAATTATTGATTCTTCGTCTGGAAATGTCTCGTATCTGTTCTATGACTCCACGTGGGTCGACATGATCCAGATCAACGCGGTCTGGGACACGGTGTATCCAGGATACGGCATGGAGTGGAGGATGGTCGTTACCGACAATGCCGAAGTGAAGACCACAAACGAGACAAAAACAAACCTGACGATAGAAGATCTGAAAAGTTTTGTCGAGAAGGCGTATGTCTATGCTCAGACCCATACCAAAGAAGAGGCCTTGAATGCGTTCAATGATCAAGAAGGTGAGTTCGTCAATGGGGAGCAGTATATCTTTGCATACAGCATGGATGGAGAAGTGTTGGCTCTACCCTATCAGCCAGGCCTTATCGGCGAAGACCGATTTTTCATGGAGGACCCAAATGGAGTCAAGGTTCTGCATAGAGTGATCGCCAGAGCAAAACAGGGAGGAGGGTATGTCTGTTATCTGTATCCAAACCCGGATCATGACTTTGCGCAGGAGTTCAAACTTTCCTATGTTATGCCGGTGGATGATACGTGGTTGATCGGATCTGGCATATATATACAGGAAAACCCCTTGTCCCAGGACCAGTACATCTCCTGGACCGAACACGAGGATTTGACGTATCAGGTGAGAAACATGCAGTATCTTGCGAAGACGGAAGGAATCGAATCGGTGATTGAGATGATCAAGGATCCAAACAGTGAACTGCAGATCGAAGGATTATATCCGTTTGCCGTCACGGAAAACGGAATTGACCTTGCGGATGCGATGAACCCGGAGATGGCGGGAACTAACCAGCTGGGCATGATAAATTCGCTTGGAATGTCGATAGCCCGCGAGGTCATTTCCCTTGCCCAGGCAGGCGGGGGATGGATGTATTGTCTCTGGGGTATCCCGCCCTCAAACGAAGAACAGTACGTGCTGATCTATGTTGAACCGGCTAATGCCTCGGTGTATCTAGGTAGTCTCATAATTCTCGAGTGA
- a CDS encoding cache domain-containing protein, with the protein MIRNASSKILSILIVLFFISASGCITPVQETPTLQPVSDEYYAEMDAALDTYILNIDEQMKETTAAVWNAARELDGMPKDGPEVDLALLKLKSEIPLSYEVGRVDKDNILTAITGEQNSQQLVGTEIITTPYTEEELKAVGSACVVSNFVTFQNGDRGIKVIAPVYDAEGNYDGTIQVSLNIESLFSGPADELRTKYGYTVWAAQENGQIIYDEEMTKIGSDLTNPSSAYTPSFTAATKDILTNESGHTSYIFYSAAWNNISQTNAVWSTLEPGYGQTWKIVLVDTVPPLHELMEPIVTPDELKVFVMKAYIYALTEGKTKALAAFNDPKGDFIDGELYIFAGGMDGTVLSLPYQPALIGENSWFAEDPAGVKYVQRVIARAEQGGGYVLYLYPNPSVGYSTELKLSYVIPVDNEWYLGAGLYEHNAPFSHTTNVDWKMRNELIKQVRTMKYLAAVEGIPAVTDMMMDPNSSFQRDGLYPFAISGNGTILAFSNDPAIVGTNQLGSLNSYGMSFVREGISLGQEGGGLMYTLAWDAEKQKEVFVLDYVEPAGNDTYFASYMILE; encoded by the coding sequence ATGATACGAAACGCGTCTTCGAAGATCCTATCCATACTGATAGTTCTTTTTTTTATATCTGCATCCGGCTGTATTACGCCAGTTCAGGAAACACCGACGCTTCAGCCGGTATCGGATGAGTACTATGCCGAGATGGACGCAGCTCTGGACACCTATATCCTAAACATCGATGAGCAGATGAAGGAGACGACTGCAGCGGTGTGGAATGCAGCAAGAGAACTAGACGGCATGCCCAAAGATGGCCCGGAGGTAGATCTCGCTTTACTGAAACTCAAAAGTGAGATCCCCCTCTCTTACGAAGTCGGCCGCGTGGACAAGGACAACATTCTTACAGCCATTACGGGAGAACAGAATAGTCAGCAACTCGTTGGAACAGAGATCATAACTACGCCATACACCGAAGAAGAGCTAAAAGCTGTCGGATCTGCCTGTGTAGTATCCAACTTTGTCACATTCCAAAATGGAGACAGAGGAATAAAGGTTATTGCACCAGTCTACGACGCAGAAGGCAATTATGACGGGACCATACAGGTATCTCTCAACATAGAGTCTCTTTTCTCCGGACCGGCGGACGAACTGAGGACAAAATACGGATATACCGTCTGGGCCGCTCAGGAAAACGGACAAATAATATATGACGAAGAAATGACCAAAATCGGATCCGACCTCACGAACCCTTCATCGGCGTACACACCATCATTCACTGCAGCAACTAAAGATATTCTCACAAACGAATCAGGACACACCTCCTACATTTTCTATTCAGCAGCATGGAACAATATTTCCCAGACAAATGCCGTATGGAGCACACTTGAACCAGGATACGGACAGACATGGAAAATTGTACTTGTCGACACAGTCCCGCCACTCCACGAACTTATGGAGCCGATAGTTACTCCAGACGAACTGAAGGTGTTCGTTATGAAGGCCTATATCTATGCCCTGACCGAAGGTAAAACAAAAGCCCTCGCCGCATTCAATGATCCAAAGGGGGATTTTATTGACGGAGAGCTGTATATCTTTGCAGGAGGTATGGACGGGACCGTGTTGTCGCTTCCCTATCAGCCGGCACTTATCGGAGAAAATTCCTGGTTTGCAGAGGATCCTGCCGGCGTAAAATATGTACAGAGAGTGATCGCACGGGCAGAGCAGGGCGGAGGGTATGTTCTGTACCTGTATCCAAATCCAAGTGTCGGTTACTCTACCGAATTAAAGCTCTCCTATGTGATCCCGGTAGACAACGAATGGTACCTTGGTGCTGGTCTGTATGAACATAATGCTCCGTTTTCCCATACGACCAATGTCGACTGGAAGATGCGAAACGAACTTATCAAGCAGGTTCGAACCATGAAGTATCTTGCAGCCGTCGAGGGTATTCCTGCCGTTACCGACATGATGATGGATCCAAACAGTTCATTCCAGCGGGATGGTCTGTATCCGTTTGCGATCTCTGGAAACGGTACTATTCTTGCCTTTTCCAATGACCCGGCGATTGTCGGGACCAATCAGCTCGGCAGTCTCAACAGTTACGGAATGTCGTTTGTCAGGGAAGGAATATCCCTGGGTCAGGAAGGAGGCGGTCTGATGTATACGCTTGCCTGGGACGCGGAAAAACAAAAAGAGGTGTTTGTTCTGGATTATGTGGAGCCGGCAGGGAACGACACCTACTTTGCCAGTTATATGATCCTGGAGTGA
- a CDS encoding HNH endonuclease, with protein sequence MTPDRKPCLGLRLADRVILSKILTGTWKLDAENGEIISRNTGKPLRFVHKNNGYLSMTTQYKGHNVAITKHRAVFIAGTCKTMDDLPVDLNLHIDHINGNIEDCRLANLRLIPFWDNNHPQSGQKKRIFTDEQVAEIRRRYAEGEPPRVLAPEFGVVKSTIHRIVSRRTYAEVGL encoded by the coding sequence ATGACCCCTGACAGGAAACCCTGCCTGGGTCTCCGGCTCGCCGACCGGGTGATCCTCTCAAAGATCCTTACAGGCACGTGGAAACTCGATGCGGAAAACGGCGAGATCATCTCGCGGAACACCGGGAAGCCTCTGAGATTTGTCCATAAGAACAACGGGTATCTCTCGATGACAACCCAGTACAAAGGGCATAACGTCGCCATCACCAAGCATCGGGCCGTCTTCATCGCCGGAACCTGTAAAACTATGGACGATCTACCGGTCGACCTGAACCTTCACATCGACCATATCAACGGGAACATCGAAGACTGCCGGCTCGCAAACCTTCGGCTCATCCCCTTCTGGGACAACAACCACCCGCAGTCGGGACAAAAAAAGCGGATCTTTACCGATGAACAAGTCGCTGAGATCCGACGACGGTATGCGGAAGGCGAACCACCGCGGGTTCTTGCGCCGGAGTTTGGTGTGGTCAAGAGCACGATCCACCGGATCGTTTCCCGGCGGACCTATGCGGAGGTGGGCCTGTGA